The Marinilongibacter aquaticus genome has a window encoding:
- a CDS encoding NUDIX hydrolase — protein sequence MVLFINDRPVKFTTDHQVSRKNRKKAEVILPSSRKFRAIEEWEKHVVIPDAGKETLVKFFQQIKELKKFNFKSATFLVNDFNVVKNVLEKEYKLLDAAGGVILNQLGEVLMIYRLGKWDLPKGKAEKGETIRQTAQREVEEECSISVSLREKVFVSYHTYLHKNQRVLKRTFWYEMDLVSDELMKPQKEEDIEEIRWMNRSEMHKALKKSYRSIAHVLDNMLAQDLSFSKG from the coding sequence ATGGTTCTTTTCATCAATGATAGGCCCGTTAAGTTTACTACTGATCATCAGGTTTCAAGAAAGAATCGAAAAAAGGCCGAAGTCATTCTTCCCAGCAGCAGAAAATTCAGAGCGATTGAAGAGTGGGAAAAGCATGTGGTAATTCCAGATGCCGGTAAGGAAACACTGGTGAAGTTTTTTCAGCAGATCAAAGAACTGAAGAAATTCAATTTCAAATCGGCCACCTTTTTGGTCAACGATTTCAATGTGGTTAAAAACGTCCTCGAAAAAGAATACAAACTTTTGGATGCCGCCGGCGGCGTGATATTGAACCAATTGGGCGAAGTGCTCATGATCTACCGCTTGGGCAAATGGGATCTTCCGAAAGGCAAAGCCGAAAAAGGTGAAACCATTAGGCAAACCGCCCAACGCGAGGTCGAAGAAGAATGCAGCATATCGGTATCGTTACGCGAAAAAGTATTTGTGTCTTACCACACCTATTTGCACAAAAACCAAAGGGTTCTTAAGCGTACATTTTGGTACGAGATGGATCTTGTTTCCGACGAATTGATGAAACCCCAAAAAGAGGAAGACATTGAGGAAATCCGTTGGATGAACCGCAGCGAAATGCACAAAGCTTTGAAAAAAAGCTACCGATCAATTGCTCATGTGCTCGACAACATGTTGGCTCAAGACCTCAGCTTCTCTAAAGGATAA
- the coaD gene encoding pantetheine-phosphate adenylyltransferase, translated as MKRTAFFPGSFDPFTKGHADIVERGLKLFDEVVIGIGTNQAKKRHFSLEIMEGVIRGAFNSDPRVRVVHYHDLTAKVAKDEGARFLLRGLRNTTDFEYENTIAQVNRQIVEGLETVFLITSPELAPISSTIVRELHAYGVDISDYLPYPLEKLRS; from the coding sequence ATGAAACGGACGGCTTTTTTTCCAGGTTCTTTCGACCCCTTTACGAAAGGACATGCCGATATTGTAGAACGTGGACTGAAGCTTTTTGATGAGGTGGTGATTGGTATTGGGACCAACCAAGCGAAGAAAAGGCATTTTTCCCTTGAGATAATGGAAGGTGTGATTCGTGGGGCTTTCAACAGCGATCCCCGCGTGCGAGTGGTGCATTACCACGACCTGACCGCCAAAGTGGCCAAAGACGAAGGAGCCCGCTTTTTACTTCGTGGTTTACGCAACACCACCGATTTTGAGTACGAAAACACAATCGCTCAAGTGAACCGGCAGATTGTGGAAGGTTTGGAAACCGTCTTTTTGATCACCTCGCCCGAATTGGCCCCCATCAGTTCGACGATTGTGCGTGAACTGCACGCCTACGGTGTAGATATCAGCGATTATCTGCCTTATCCTTTAGAGAAGCTGAGGTCTTGA